A single region of the Fusarium fujikuroi IMI 58289 draft genome, chromosome FFUJ_chr05 genome encodes:
- a CDS encoding related to extracellular GDSL-like lipase/acylhydrolase, protein MFDRIKTKALLVACLVFSGSALPSGNDKRHWVGTWASMPQEVEPANLAPAPFGGADAAAQFENTTLRQTFHMSIGAEKIRIRFSNIFGKTDLPITAASIALPAGGKAGVGQIDTKTTKQLKFNGKKSVSVPAGEIVYSDPIDFKLKPLSNLALSVYTEKGQLGNKITGHPGSRTTSWMQRGNHVHAASVSEGSTKHWYFANGVDSWAPKDHFAVVLLGDSITDGRGSTDDTNDRWSDALAAHLQESGMSNVAVNNMAAGGNAILSGGLGPILLQRYKRDALEQPGAKFVVVFEGVNDIGPSAADDATQKRIKDGLIAAYIQIAKDIKKAGMTTIGATITQMLGNQYYAPEREVTRVAINDWILGNGTYDHTVDFASLIGSGDKLLPQYDSGDGLHPNPAAYKLMGTKFPIKVFKK, encoded by the exons ATGTTTGATcgcatcaagaccaaggctcTTCTAGTAGCCTGCCTGGTTTTCTCAGGCTCAGCATTACCCAGTGGCAATGACAAACGCCATTGGGTAGGCACCTGGGCGTCGATGCCTCAGGAAGTTGAGCCTGCAAACTTAGCCCCAGCTCCTTTT GGAGGAGCAGATGCAGCAGCTCAATTCGAAAATACTACTCTTCGCCAAACATTTCACATGTCCATTGGAGCTGAGAAGATCCGTATTCGATTTTCCAACATCTTTGGCAAAACGGACTTGCCCATCACTGCGGCATCAATTGCTCTACCAGCCGGTGGAAAGGCCGGTGTCGGTCAAATCGATACCAAGACCACGAAGCAGCTCAAGTTCAATGGCAAGAAGTCTGTGTCTGTCCCAGCAGGAGAGATTGTCTACTCCGACCCCATTGACTTCAAGCTGAAGCCTCTGTCCAACCTCGCATTGTCTGTCTACACTGAGAAGGGTCAGCTTGGAAACAAGATTACTGGGCATCCAGGCAGCCGAACGACGTCTTGGATGCAAAGGGGGAACCATGTCCACGCTGCATCTGTATCTGAGGGAAGCACCAAGCATTGGTATTTTGCGAACGGGGTTGACTCGTGGGCACCCAAGGACCACTTCGCTGTTGTACTTCTCGGAGACAGTATCACCGATGGCCGTGGAAGTACGGACGACACCAATGATCG ATGGTCTGATGCTCTTGCAGCTCATTTGCAAGAATCTGGCATGTCGAATGTCGCTGTGAACAACATGGCAGCAGGTGGCAATGCTATCCTCTCAGGCGGTCTAGGACCTATCCTGCTCCAACGATATAAGCGAGATGCCTTGGAACAGCCGGGTGCCAAATTCGTCGTTGTCTTCGAAGGCGTCAACGACATCGGGCCATCCGCAGCCGACGATGCTACCCAAAAGAGGATCAAAGACGGCCTCATCGCAGCGTATATACAAATCGCGAAGGATATTAAGAAGGCGGGCATGACCACTATTGGAGCAACAATCACACAAATGCTTGGAAACCAGTACTACGCCCCCGAAAGAGAGGTTACTCGAGTCGCCATCAACGACTGGATTCTTGGAAATGGAACTTACGACCATACAGTGGACTTTGCGTCTTTGATCGGAAGTGGAGATAAGCTGCTTCCTCAGTATGACTCTGGCGACGGTCTACATCCCAATCCTGCGGCATACAAGTTGATGGGTACAAAGTTTCCGATTAAGGTTTTCAAGAAATAA
- a CDS encoding phospholipid-translocating ATPase RSB1-like protein — MSAEQDLRKGCHAYIAGTHTSYGYVPSTAAGIVFCILFGLSTIVHLIQLGRSRIWWCSVFVIGGLVEIIGWAGRAWSSQCPYNSTAFLMQISTLIIAPVFFTAGVYIILGRLIQVFGRDCSILRPSLYLWIFCTCDTISLVVQAIGGGMASVEVNKVNGNTDPGTNTMVAGIVFQLASMSVFVLLQSTFWFGPLDEAC; from the exons ATGTCAGCAGAACAAGACTTACGCAAGGGCTGCCACGCTTACATAGCGGGCACCCATACTTCATATGGCTACGTTCCATCCACTGCTGCAGGAATTGTCTTTTGTATCTTGTTCGGCCTCTCTACCATTGTACACCTAATTCAACTTGGTCGGTCTAGAATCTGGTGGTGCAGCGTCTTTGTCATTGGTGGACTGG TCGAAATCATCGGCTGGGCGGGCCGAGCTTGGTCCTCTCAATGCCCTTATAACTCGACTGCGTTCCTTATGCAGATCTCGACACTGATCATAG CCCCCGTCTTCTTCACTGCTGGTGTCTATATCATCCTTGGCCGCTTGATTCAAGTCTTCGGCCGCGACTGCTCCATCCTTCGACCGAGTCTATATCTTTGGATATTTTGTACTTGCGACACGATTTCCCTCGTTGTCCAGGCAATCGGTGGCGGTATGGCCTCAGTGGAAGTGAACAAAGTCAACGGCAACACAGATCCAGGCACAAACACCATGGTGGCGGGAATAGTCTTTCAATTGGCTTCCATGAGCGTTTTTGTGCTCTTGCAATCGACTTTCTGGTTCGGTCCACTAGACGAGGCATGTTGA
- a CDS encoding related to Zn(II)Cys6 transcriptional activator: MPSEHAISSHRASTNALVRQGYADPATELDLHQTNNFPCSYFLDSDFFQPISRDILTIHDGPFFLEQQRRFAIAGIFDSLIEHYANTIHHWLPILSIKRLKQTAKSLEDPTRGVVDVLVFVALEALVSHGDRPTSLPQSNPSYLKAKHGSFIAESGGTINIRLIQTIVLVALYEFGHSIYPAAYLTIGQAVRLATMVGLHSKKDAKQLFVEPETWTLCEEQRRTWWAIVMLDRVVVAGSPRLLMAAPDPNTNDVLPCNDDDWTNGRIGFNEALFTRNFHSPSSVGHFARVCQAVHMFGKILHHIKAREKDTDPVELTAEALQLHIVLTALDQGIMSNDCDIATAHGTLHSALSLCSLARLLLYNEYACNEPSFSTARERLAAEVEMQQISLEGIQDIVSKTIPRMARQIVSASQQQSKGPRHSPILAGCLYHAATECAWFVKENNDAEMVAGLDAITQALQALKSEWSVCSKLLHFDPNICKMADQYYADKYLSYLEGNKMQN; the protein is encoded by the exons ATGCCGTCTG AACATGCCATTTCTAGCCATAGAGCCTCCACCAACGCCTTGGTGCGTCAGGGTTACGCAGATCCTGCCACGGAATTAGACCTGCACCAAACAAACAACTTCCCGTGCTCGTACTTTTTGGACTCTGATTTTTTCCAGCCAATATCACGAGACATATTGACAATACATGACGGCCCGTTTTTTCTCGAGCAACAAAGACGCTTTGCAATCGCTGGTATATTCGACTCTTTGATAGAACACTACGCGAATACCATCCACCACTGGCTACCcattctcagcatcaagcgCCTGAAGCAAACTGCAAAATCTCTAGAGGATCCAACTCGGGGAGTCGTTGACGTCCTGGTTTTCGTGGCCCTTGAGGCTCTCGTTAGTCACGGTGATCGGCCCACCTCGTTACCGCAAAGTAACCCTTCATATTTAAAGGCAAAACATGGCAGTTTTATCGCGGAGAGCGGGGGAACCATTAATATTCGACTGATACAGACTATTGTTCTGGTAGCCTTGTATGAGTTTGGTCATAGCATCTACCCTGCCGCATATTTAACGATAGGACAAGCTGTGCGACTAGCTACCATGGTTGGACTACACAGTAAAAAAGATGCAAAACAACTGTTCGTGGAGCCGGAAACATGGACATTATGCGAAGAGCAGAGACGGACTTGGTGGGCCATCGTAATGCTTGACAG AGTTGTCGTTGCAGGCTCACCTCGACTCCTGATGGCTGCTCCAGATCCGAACACGAATGACGTTCTTCCTTGCAACGACGACGATTGGACGAATGGGCGAATAGGTTTCAATGAAGCACTATTCACGCGCAACTTCCATTCGCCCTCGTCCGTGGGGCATTTCGCAAGGGTATGCCAAGCGGTTCATATGTTTGGGAAGATCCTCCATCACATAAAAGCCAGAGAAAAAGATACTGACCCAGTTGAACTTACTGCTGAGGCCTTGCAGTTACATATCGTCTTGACGGCGTTAGATCAAGGCATCATGAGCAACGACTGCGACATTGCAACGGCGCATGGAACCTTGCATTCAGCGTTATCACTGTGCAGTTTGGCTCGACTGCTTCTATACAATGAGTACGCATGCAACGAGCCCAGCTTCAGTACGGCACGTGAAAGGCTTGCAGCAGAGGTTGAAATGCAGCAGATATCTCTGGAAGGCATACAAGACATTGTTTCCAAGACAATACCCCGGATGGCAAGGCAAATAGTTTCGGCGAGCCAACAGCAATCCAAGGGACCGAGACATTCGCCCATCTTGGCTGGCTGTCTATATCATGCAGCGACAGAGTGCGCGTGGTtcgtcaaggagaacaaTGATGCAGAGATGGTTGCGGGATTAGACGCTATCACGCAGGCGCTTCAGGCTCTGAAGTCCGAGTGGTCTGTTTGCAGTAAGCTCCTACATTTTGACCCAAATATTTGCAAGATGGCTGATCAATACTACGCAGATAAATATCTTTCGTATTTGGAGGGCAACAAAATGCAAAATTGA